From the Pseudomonas baltica genome, one window contains:
- a CDS encoding zinc-binding alcohol dehydrogenase family protein, with the protein MKAIAYRQHGLSITDPHALIDLELPAPTPGPRDLLVAIKAISVNPVDTKIRASAAVTEPRVLGWDAVGVVQAVGADVSLFKVGDEIYYAGDLTRPGTNSELHLVDERIAALKPKSLDAPSAAALPLTSITAWELLFDRLGIVEGGGAGQSLLIIGAAGGVGSILVQLARQLTQMTVIGSASRPQTQEWVTGLGAHHVIDHSRSIPEELARIGVGQVSHLISLTHTDSRFAELIEALQPQGHLALIDDPKTLDVVPMKRKSLSLHWELMFTRSMYQTDDMIAQHQLLTRVAELIDSGVLRTTVGEHFGTINAANLIRAHALLESGKAQGKIVLEGF; encoded by the coding sequence ATGAAAGCCATCGCCTATCGTCAACACGGTCTGTCCATCACCGATCCACACGCACTGATCGACCTCGAACTGCCTGCGCCGACACCCGGCCCGCGCGACCTGCTGGTGGCAATCAAGGCGATCTCGGTCAACCCGGTCGACACCAAGATCCGCGCCAGTGCGGCCGTCACCGAGCCCCGCGTGCTGGGTTGGGATGCCGTCGGCGTAGTACAGGCAGTGGGCGCCGACGTCAGCCTGTTCAAGGTCGGTGACGAGATCTACTATGCCGGCGACCTTACCCGGCCAGGCACCAACAGCGAATTGCATCTGGTGGACGAGCGCATCGCCGCCCTCAAGCCTAAAAGTCTGGACGCCCCCAGCGCCGCCGCCCTGCCGCTCACCAGCATCACTGCGTGGGAGCTGCTGTTCGACCGCCTGGGCATCGTTGAAGGCGGTGGTGCCGGGCAATCGTTGCTGATCATCGGCGCTGCGGGCGGGGTCGGTTCGATCCTTGTCCAACTGGCGCGTCAGCTCACGCAAATGACCGTGATCGGCAGCGCCTCGCGTCCGCAGACCCAGGAATGGGTGACCGGCCTGGGCGCTCATCACGTGATCGACCATAGCCGTTCGATTCCCGAGGAGCTGGCCCGTATCGGCGTCGGCCAGGTCAGCCACCTCATCAGCCTGACCCACACCGACAGCCGCTTTGCCGAATTGATCGAGGCGCTGCAGCCGCAAGGCCATCTGGCGCTGATCGACGATCCCAAGACCCTCGACGTGGTGCCGATGAAGCGCAAATCGCTGTCGCTGCACTGGGAACTGATGTTCACCCGCTCGATGTACCAGACCGACGACATGATCGCCCAGCACCAGTTGCTCACGCGGGTGGCCGAGCTGATCGATAGTGGTGTACTGCGCACCACCGTAGGCGAGCAC
- a CDS encoding LysR family transcriptional regulator — protein sequence MVRFDDLNLFVRTAALGSFSNAAREVDLLPGQVSAAIKRLEAELGIRLFARSTRSLRLTPEGEVYLPSARQALEALREGQERLRPAQAGLSGVLQVAAPSDLGRNIVLDWLSAFRHEHPQITLRLFLSDQVADVFREPIDIALRYGRMDDASFVAMPLAPDNRRVLVAAPAYLARQGRPQTLQQLAQHACLLYLLKGRVYDKWAFVDGAGASQTIAVSGHLLSDDADVVRRWAVAGEGIAYKSWLDVSKDVRAGRLEVILPQVLGDSVPLQLVCPHRRQFSPIVQLLYRWLKDQCAAL from the coding sequence ATGGTCCGCTTCGACGATCTCAATCTGTTCGTGCGCACCGCCGCGCTGGGCAGTTTCTCCAACGCTGCGCGAGAGGTTGACTTGCTGCCGGGTCAGGTCAGCGCGGCGATCAAGCGCCTGGAGGCCGAGTTGGGCATACGTCTGTTCGCGCGTTCGACCCGCAGCTTGCGCTTGACCCCCGAAGGCGAAGTGTATCTGCCCAGCGCTCGCCAAGCGCTGGAGGCTCTGCGCGAAGGCCAGGAGCGGTTGCGTCCGGCGCAGGCCGGGCTTAGTGGGGTGCTGCAGGTGGCGGCGCCGTCGGATCTGGGGCGCAATATCGTGCTCGACTGGCTGAGTGCTTTTCGCCACGAGCATCCACAGATCACGCTGCGGTTGTTTCTGTCCGATCAAGTGGCCGACGTGTTTCGCGAGCCGATCGACATCGCCCTGCGTTATGGGCGCATGGACGACGCCAGTTTCGTCGCGATGCCCCTGGCCCCGGACAACCGCCGCGTGCTGGTCGCCGCGCCCGCCTATCTGGCCCGGCAGGGTCGTCCGCAAACGTTGCAGCAATTGGCGCAACACGCTTGTCTACTGTACTTGCTCAAGGGCCGGGTCTACGACAAGTGGGCGTTCGTCGACGGCGCGGGAGCGTCGCAGACCATCGCCGTATCCGGGCATTTGCTCAGTGACGACGCCGATGTGGTGCGGCGCTGGGCGGTGGCGGGTGAGGGCATTGCCTACAAGTCCTGGCTGGATGTGAGCAAGGATGTGCGCGCCGGGCGGCTGGAGGTGATCTTGCCCCAGGTACTGGGCGACAGCGTACCGCTGCAACTGGTGTGCCCGCATCGCCGGCAGTTTTCGCCGATCGTGCAGTTGCTGTATCGGTGGCTCAAGGACCAGTGCGCGGCGCTATAA